The proteins below are encoded in one region of Triticum aestivum cultivar Chinese Spring chromosome 1B, IWGSC CS RefSeq v2.1, whole genome shotgun sequence:
- the LOC123111218 gene encoding serine carboxypeptidase 2-like isoform X2: MVGDLSLLASASASPVLLAPSKELHGILPFQGKRSQQDAGRSAAVQLSPQQHLLEGAYQAQQPLQMMVPGIGQAAAAAYQTFDSTALIDVQAVAAVAVVLVALTCLHRPAAASGHAADRIARLPGQPAVDFDMYSGYITVDEGAGRSLFYLLQEAPEDAQPAPLVLWLNGGPGCSSVAYGASEELGAFRVKPRGAGLVLNEYRWNKVANVLFLDSPAGVGFSYTNTSSDIYTSGDNRTAHDSYAFLAKWFERFPHYKYRDFYIAGESYAGHYVPELSQLVHRSKNPVINLKGFMVGNGLIDDYHDYVGTFEFWWNHGIVSDDTYRRLKEACLHDSFIHPSPACDAATDVATAEQGNIDMYSLYTPVCNITSSSSLAASRPRPRGRYPWLTGSYDPCTERYSTAYYNRRDVQMALHANVTGAMNYTWATCSDTINTHWHDAPRSMLPIYRELIAAGLRIWVFSGDTDAVVPLTATRYSIGGLGLPTTTSWYPWYDDQEVGGWSQVYKGLTLVSVRGAGHEVPLHRPRQALVLFRYFLQGEPMPGQTKNATVA, translated from the exons ATGGTGGGCGACCTGTCCCtcctcgcctccgcctccgcctcccccgTCCTCCTCGCGCCCTCCAAG gagctccatggcatccTGCCGTTCCAGGGGAAGAGGTCCCAGCAGGACGCGGGGAGAAGCGCCGCCGTGCAGCTCTCCCCGCAGCAGCACCTCCTCGAGGGCGCCTATCAGGCGCAGCAGCCCCTGCAGATGATGGTCCCCGGGATCGgccaggctgccgccgccgcctaccAGACCTTCGACAGCACCGCGCTCATCGACGTGCAAG CTGTGGCTGCGGTGGCCGTGGTCTTGGTGGCGCTGACGTGCCTCCACCGGCCAGCTGCCGCGAGCGGCCATGCCGCGGACCGCATAGCCCGGCTGCCTGGGCAGCCGGCGGTGGACTTCGACATGTACTCCGGCTACATCACCGTGGACGAGGGCGCCGGACGGTCGCTGTTCTATCTGCTGCAAGAGGCGCCGGAGGACGCCCAGCCGGCGCCGCTCGTGCTGTGGCTCAACGGCGGCCCCGGCTGCTCCTCCGTCGCCTACGGCGCGTCGGAGGAGCTCGGCGCGTTCCGCGTCAAGCCCCGCGGCGCCGGCCTCGTCCTCAACGAGTACCGCTGGAACAAAG TGGCCAACGTGCTGTTCTTGGACTCGCCGGCCGGCGTCGGGTTCTCCTACACCAACACCTCTTCCGACATCTACACCTCCGGCGACAACAGAACGGCGCACGACTCGTACGCCTTCCTGGCGAAATGGTTCGAGAGGTTCCCGCACTACAAGTACCGCGACTTCTACATCGCCGGCGAGAGCTACGCCGGGCACTACGTCCCGGAGCTGTCCCAGCTGGTCCACCGGAGCAAAAACCCCGTCATCAACCTCAAGGGCTTCATGGTCGGGAACGGCCTCATCGACGACTACCACGACTACGTGGGCACCTTCGAGTTCTGGTGGAACCACGGGATCGTCTCCGACGACACCTACCGCCGCCTCAAGGAGGCCTGCCTCCACGACTCCTTCATCCACCCCTCGCCGGCGTGCGACGCCGCCACGGACGTCGCCACGGCGGAGCAGGGCAACATCGACATGTACAGCCTCTACACGCCCGTCTGCAACATCACGTCGTCCTCGTCGTTGGCGGCGAGCCGGCCCCGGCCCAGGGGGCGCTAC CCATGGCTGACCGGGTCCTACGACCCGTGCACGGAACGGTACTCGACGGCGTACTACAACCGGCGGGACGTGCAGATGGCTCTCCACGCCAACGTCACCGGCGCCATGAACTACACGTGGGCGACCTGCAGCGACACCATTAATACCCACTGGCATGATGCTCCGAGGTCCATGCTTCCCATTTACAGGGAGCTTATTGCAGCGGGCCTCAGGATTTGGGTGTTCAG CGGTGACACGGACGCGGTAGTCCCCTTGACAGCAACAAGATACTCCATCGGCGGTCTGGGTCTTCCAACTACTACCAGTTGGTACCCTTGGTATGACGACCAGGAG GTCGGCGGTTGGAGCCAGGTGTACAAGGGCCTTACACTGGTGTCCGTCAGAGGTGCCGGCCATGAGGTTCCCCTGCATCGCCCGCGGCAAGCGCTCGTACTGTTTCGGTACTTCCTGCAGGGCGAGCCCATGCCAGGCCAGACCAAGAATGCGACGGTGGCTTAG
- the LOC123111218 gene encoding uncharacterized protein isoform X1 — protein sequence MVGDLSLLASASASPVLLAPSKELHGILPFQGKRSQQDAGRSAAVQLSPQQHLLEGAYQAQQPLQMMVPGIGQAAAAAYQTFDSTALIDVQDSRPDSVRLSLGIAEQCARQEKILKFLMSGSDVKELDASLLTELTGHQMLSGNMGSQPYTPDDKLSVYEFGLEEPLQYLAENQLIIPDDKLSIYEFGLEEPLQYLSDNQLIIPDPLLEFAQSQGALAIDENGRVIFTGSGEEMRDLLSVFLEFNVPKRESSGCKAAYLVPYFDRKRGRNSSQSNSKSASTAIEAPKSKANVKAKSPSKKKQKGKTINERDMYQNNYFHASEAFFSILLAKDRHSSTILSLKKAGPEITELLTQCSIGIAGTGLAVLLSVVCKVAIGGRTPFAATRLLHTGVGFGLFWLSHAVNGLRDTITSVFRGPVDTKLEDEVAVKIQRSMNDILLRAVTLLAITALRFA from the exons ATGGTGGGCGACCTGTCCCtcctcgcctccgcctccgcctcccccgTCCTCCTCGCGCCCTCCAAG gagctccatggcatccTGCCGTTCCAGGGGAAGAGGTCCCAGCAGGACGCGGGGAGAAGCGCCGCCGTGCAGCTCTCCCCGCAGCAGCACCTCCTCGAGGGCGCCTATCAGGCGCAGCAGCCCCTGCAGATGATGGTCCCCGGGATCGgccaggctgccgccgccgcctaccAGACCTTCGACAGCACCGCGCTCATCGACGTGCAAG ATTCCCGCCCTGACTCGGTTCGACTTAGCCTTGGGATCGCTGAGCAATGTGCAAGGCAAGAGAAGATCCTAAAGTTTCTAATGTCAGGGTCTGATGTCAAAGAACTTGACGCCTCTTTGCTTACTGAACTTACGGGACATCAGATGCTGTCAGGTAATATGGGTAGTCAACcatatacccctgatgacaagttATCTGTCTATGAGTTTGGATTGGAGGAGCCTCTGCAGTATCTAGCAGAAAATCAACTTATCATACCTGATGACAAGTTATCTATCTATGAGTTTGGATTGGAGGAGCCCCTACAGTATCTATCAGATAATCAACTCATCATCCCTGATCCACTTTTGGAATTTGCTCAGTCCCAAGGTGCCCTTGCCATAGATGAAAATGGCCGGGTCATCTTCACTGGCAGTGGAGAGGAGATGAGAGACTTACTTTCGGTTTTCTTAGAGTTCAATGTACCTAAACGGGAATCAAGTGGTTGCAAGGCTGCATATTTAGTTCCATACTTTGACAG GAAAAGGGGCCGAAATAGTAGTCAATCCAATTCAAAATCAGCAAGCACCGCAATCGAAGCTCCAAAAAG CAAGGCAAACGTGAAAGCAAAATCTCCATCGAAgaagaaacagaaaggaaaaaccATCAATGAACGCGACATGTATCAGAACAATTATTTCCATGCCAGCGAAGCTTTTTTTTCAATCCTTCTGGCCAAGGACAGACACAGCTCGACAATTCTCTCACTGAAGAAAGCAGGCCCCGAGATCACTGAACTGTTGACTCAGTGCTCTATTGGCATTGCTGGAACTGGCCTGGCTGTTCTTCTGTCGGTCGTGTGCAAGGTTGCTATCGGCGGGAGGACTCCTTTTGCCGCCACCCGACTGCTGCACACAGGCGTTGGGTTTGGGCTCTTCTGGCTATCCCATGCGGTAAATGGACTGCGGGACACAATCACCAGCGTATTTAGAGGCCCGGTTGACACAAAGTTGGAGGATGAGGttgctgtgaagatacaaagaagCATGAATGACATTCTCTTACGGGCCGTAACTCTCCTGGCAATCACTGCTTTGAGGTTTGCATGA